The following DNA comes from Schistocerca piceifrons isolate TAMUIC-IGC-003096 chromosome 3, iqSchPice1.1, whole genome shotgun sequence.
TCGTGGTTGCCCCATACGGCACGAAACTTGATAGGAACGCACTTCGCGCAACGAGAAAACATCTCTTTCTCATCAAATATACTGTTGAGGCAAGTTCAAGGGGCTCTTTAACGGCATATCAGACTGTATCTCGATGAATAGCGTATTTGTTCCGCCTTAGATCATACATCTAATACGGGGGCAACGCTGCGTTTACAGATACTTTCATATCCCTTTTAACAAAACAGTATTTACTTTATTGATCGGTAGAAtgcctgtgtttatacagtgtaggTACCTTTACAATACAATGTCCATGTATGCATGTCTGAATGACACTGTATCGTGAAAGTAAAGACACTGTATAGAAACATTGTAGCCATCAGTAATGTATCCGTGCCTCGACAGGCTAAAATGACGATATATTTGTCTCCCTGTGCAGTATCAGGAATTATGAGAGAATATGAGTTGGCATATGGAGGTTTGGATCGGTCCTGAGGGCGTGTTCAGACAGTTGAAGTGATGTAGGGGACCGCTCACACTAAGCGGGaattcaggttcgagtcctggtccggcacaaattttggtGTGTGGTTAACAGCTGACGGCAATGGATAGCCGCAAAATGCGAAACTGTTtcgtaattgaaacttcctggcagattaaaactgtgtgccggaccgagactcgaacccggaacctttgcctttgcctttcgcgggcaagtgctctacccgcgaaaggcaaagtttcatatcagcgcacactccgctgcagagtgaaaatctcattctatttcgTTATTATTTATTTTGGTCTATAGTTGTACTTTATAAATTTGCCTACTGGCTACCTGTTTTAGTACCAAGTCCCATAATCAGGCCAGCTTATGATCCAAAAATCACAGCACATAGTGCAAATAATTCTTTAAGaaacactcacaattttttttcattaacaccaaacACATGATGTAGATTGCGATATTAAAATACAGACATCTCCTATGATCAACACTAACCGACTAAAAGACAAAAAATTAATTCCTGTAGTTAGGGACAATAAACAGTATCAGCTTACTAATCGACAAAACATATCCATCAGTGATAAAGAATGAGGAGCTTAACTTGGGGAACGTAATCGATGTTGTAACACCATCCCTCTACCCACAGACTGCTCAGTGGCTGTACCTCAGATACTAAGCAGGTTGAGCGGTGGTTAAGATACTCGCTTTAGGAAGGACCGAAGTTGAAAATCCTATCCAGCGATAGATGAAAGAAACCTAGGTCTTGTGTGGTTTCCATATACTCGTATAGCCTTACGGCAAGTGCCAGACTGGTCCCTTTGACTAGGACGTGACCGAATCCCTAGAAAATTCGTCTCTGTTCTGAGATTGagatccatctctaatgacctcgtttgcCGACTGGATGTCAAAGCGCCTTTTTGTTTTGCATCATGCGTACATGAAatatactaggtctacaactttgcttccaccattttttctcgaagttcggggttttattttgaaaaacttataaaaaattgtgattcatagtattgcccgtCGCTggtcactacattctcccatctttcggatagcatacgaatcccgtggcgaaAGAACTGGGCgttttttgtggggatccatgaatcgattcaattttgcacttcttCATATGATTgtaagtgctggtcagccagactgtatgccactgatcgaaaaggtggtagtcagagagcaACGTATGGGGAATATGGTGGGAGGGATAGAACTTCTCTTTTccacgtttccatgtatatttttacgggttttgcgacatggggtcgagcactgacctgctgcaaaattgctTTTACGTGTCTGTCGCTGTATTTTGGCCGTTTGTgcttcagtgctgggctcgaacgcatcagttgctttcgataatgatgtcctgtgactgtcttcgtctgtttcagtagctacgaaaacgttctgtcttccaccgccatgccgatcTTCGACATCAAAaccaccgttcttaaggcgttcgaaacattctctgcacgttcttccactagtAGTTCCCTCAcaattggtcttacccagcattttaagagacaCAGCCGCAGGTTTATTCAtggtaaagcagaaaattaaaactttccgcaaatggcgagaaatgggtacgtaagttgacgtacttaatcgggAATAACCTTACGATGCGAtcgcaaatcgactaatatttttatggctttatgtttacagatgcctaagcttattgtattacacctatgaccaaccacctgaacccaaCTTGCCGCTATTGTcgcctattgcaaaacggcggaagcaatgtTGTAGACCTGATAAATTATATTATAAATCATCACATTACGGAAGGGATCAGCTACACTACACCTGGATAAGTCAAACGGAACGAGACCAAGGACAGCATAGTGCTGCGAGAGCCTGGTGTcggactgcgagtgcgagtgccggAGGCCGCCTGACCCACAGAGGGCCGGTATATAAGGTGGCCAGGCGGGCCAACGGCATCAGTTGCCAGCAGACGACAACAGACGccctaccatcatgtacaagctgGTGAGTAGCACGACCCAGCCAGATAAGCGAACGCACAGGGCCTCTAGTGTACTGGGCCTGCTGGACTACTGGACTGCTAGAAGTCCGGGCAACTGAGAGTAGGTGTCGCGCACCGAGGCTTCCGTACCAACTTAATTACGCGTATAGACAGTCCACCGATCCCAGGAAACGAGAATCTGGACAGTTTTCGCCTCTTATCGAAATCGATACTAACACAATATCAATCCAGGGAACTTCAACCCTTTCGAGAATGTTTTGATTTTAAGTAACTCATTTTTTGTTATTTGCATTTgctgttgtaatttttcatttattttattaactttTGAGTTTTGTTAACATGCTACGCTAACTGGCAGTTGCACATGCGTTGACTTTCTCTGATCGAGAGAGgcggcatagtggttagcacaatggacccgcattcgggaggacgaccgttcaatcccgcgtctggcaatcctaatttaggttttccgtgatttccctaaatcgctccatgcaaatgtcgggatagttcctttgaaagagcaccgccgacgtccttccctaatccgatgagaccgatgtcctcgctgtttggtctcgtccCCCAAGACAACCGAACACAACTTTTTATGCACTTGTCCCTGTTATGATTACTGATAAGGTTTGACCAGAGAGGAAAAGGATACAACCGGTCATAGGGATATTGTTGTTACTAATATGTCTAATTGTTCTATGGGATGCTTCAGTGGATACCTTATGGGATATTGGAACCTCAACTCAAACAATGGAAGCGCAATCCCGTACTGATCACCAGCATTACTTTGCTTCGAGACATTACGGATGCTGTACACGTCGTAGGAACAGACTGTCAACACGGTAGTAGCAAAACGGCCTTACTCCTACCAACGCTAAATGCAAAGGCATCGTTTTCATTGCGGCTGGTGACTTCATTTCATCGTAGCTCAGCCATTTAGCAAgaaatgtttgtaaattatttacagaaatctTCCTCTTGAATCATTCTACCTATTTCTAGAAACCAGGTCAAATTCCgtgcagtagttcctgagatttttgTCAGATTACGAATTCCATGTAAATTTGACACTTTGATGCTTGCCAAACTTGATGATTCTAGTTCAACgggaagtacgctataggttttcatgagtgagttttcgagtatcaaagcaCGTGACATAAATGGACGATTCTTTTGAGTGCACTgactcagaaacgtttttcttacaTCACCAAGGGTCCGTAGACCCCAGTACGTAAGATAAATCTGAACTTGATACCTGTACTGTTCCTGAAGGAAAGGGTTTTTACTAGTCGGACAGAGAGACGGACAGACAAATAGCCGGACACCAGAGTGATTCTATAAGAATTCTGTTTTTAACGACTCaggcacagaaccctaaaaatcATCTTTGTTTGTGACGAACACAAGTTTTATAACACACTTTATGCAAACAATAAACCTTAGCCACATTTTTCCAATTGCTAGTTATAAAAATAGTGTAAACTCAGGCCTTTATCAAAACATTAGTCTTCAAGGGCTCTCCAGCCGGACAGTCAGGTCCTTCCGCATATCTAGATCATTCTGAACTCTTCTGGTATCTACAACGTATTTAGAAGCAGTCACTCGCGTTAAATCTACAGCTAGGCCGTCTCTTTCATTCAAAATTACTTCATTTTATCACACTGACCTAATTATCAAGTTATAATAgccataaaagaaaagaaattgtaaaataaaacaaaacctttGTATGATTAAAGATAACAAGTGCATTATAGAAATATTTGAGGAATAGTATTGCAAGTCAGAACAATATACGTAAGTTATTCATACAGTTCTCTGAAACATAGGACTTGAAAGTCACAATAAATAGCAGTCCTACATATTTAGATGGTTTATATGAAAGGTCatgaagaaattacagaaaatatggCAGAAGCACATAGTAAAACGTTTCTTCTGCAATTTACCCATGACATAATTGGAATACAAAAACACTCAAATTCGTTCCAAACACCGTCTTGTACATACCTTGGCTTTATATTATGAACATAGATTAATGAAGctaaaaccgtaaatttacaggtAATGTATTTGTCTTGTTATAGCATCATTCAACTTCATCTGAGGTCTTTAACGCAATCCTGTTGTGTCACAGGTGATCCTTCTCTGCGCCGTGGCCGCCGCCCACGCCGGCTACCTGGGAGGCTACGCCGCCCCCGCTGTCGCCGTGGCGCCTGCCGTGGCCACCCCCGCCGTGGCTGTGGCCCACGCCCCAGTGGCCGTGGCGCCCGCCGCCTCCTCCATCGCCAACACGTACAGGATCTCGCAGACGGCTCGCGTCCTGGCCGCCCCCGCAGTCGCTGCAGCCCCCGTGGCTTACGCTGCCCCcgtggcctacgccgcccccgccgtccA
Coding sequences within:
- the LOC124788753 gene encoding cuticle protein 38-like, with protein sequence MYKLVILLCAVAAAHAGYLGGYAAPAVAVAPAVATPAVAVAHAPVAVAPAASSIANTYRISQTARVLAAPAVAAAPVAYAAPVAYAAPAVHAPLAYAAPAVAAPLLKVH